ACGTAGTCCTGCCAGTCGCCGGCGTACTTCATGACCGAGGCGCGGCAGGCATCGTTGAACTTGTCGATGCCCATCTTCTCGATCTGGACCTTGTCGCTCATCCCGAGCTGCTTCATGGCCTCGAGTTCGGCGGGCAGGCCGTGGGTGTCCCACCCGAAGCGGCGTTCCACGCGGCGGCCGCGCTGGGTCTGGTAGCGGGCCACCAGGTCCTTCACGTAGCCGGTGAGCAGGTGGCCGTAGTGCGGCAGGCCGTTGGCGAAGGGCGGGCCGTCGTAGAAGACGAACTCGTTCTCGCCGTCGTTTCCGGCCGGCCGGGCGTCAATGGATGCCTGGAAGGTGCCGTCCTGGTCCCAGTACTTCAGAACGCGTTCTTCGAGTTCCGGAAACCGGGGGGAGGAGGGAACGGCAGCAGAAGCTGCGTCGCCGGTGCTGGCTTTGGGGTATACAGAGGGCATATTCGTCATCCTGATAGCGGCAAGTGAATCTGGCTGTGGAACAGGATGCGAGGGCGGCCTCTACCGGCCCCGAAAGGCCGGCGGTAACCGCGGTACCACCTCGCTTGCCGCCGTGCGTTCCCGCTGGTGCTGGGTTCGCGCGGCTGCCGCTCATTGACTGCTGTGACGGGCTTACCCGTCCGGTTCTACTGGGCTGCCCCTATTAACGAGGTAGTTAACGAGGTAGCTGTTCTTCCGGAAGCTCACCGGTGATGGCCGGGTCAGTGCTGTTCCGGTCAAGTTTAGGCCACGCCCGCGCCGGTTGTCGAAGCACCGTCCCCGGCGGGGCGTCCGGGACTACCTGCCGGCCTGCAATGCGGTGCGTATGACCTTGTGCTGGGCAGCCTGCGCCAGCGGGCGCAGGACCACCTGGTCCAGGTTAACGTGGTGCGGCACATTCAAAGCGAACGCGATGACCTCGGCAACATCTTCCGCCGTCAGCGGCTTTTCGACGCCGGCGTACACCTTGTCCGCGGCCTCCTTGTCCCCCACCCGGTTCAGGGAAAATTCCTCCGTTTTCACCATGCCGGGCGCAATCTCGATGACACGGACGTTGTGTTCGGCTTCCTCCAGGCGCAGTGTCCGGGCCAGCATCTCTTCCCCGGACTTCGCCGCACTGTAGCCGGCCCCGCCCTCGTAGGCGGTGAAGGCCGCCGTCGATGTCAGCAGCAGGACCGATCCCCGGCCGTTCGCCCGCAGCGCGGGCAGGAATGCCTGCGTTGTCCGCAGCGCACCCAGGACATTGACGTCGTACATGCGCTGCCAGTCGCTGATGCTTCCGCTGGCGACCGGGTCCAGCCCGAAGGCACCGCCGGCGTTGTTTATCAGGGCATCCACTCCCCCGCCGGCCAGCACCTGCTCCGCGAGCCGTGCCACCGAAGCATCATCGGTGACGTCCGCTGCGATGGCTTCAGCACCGGTTTCCTCTGCGAGCGCCTCCAGCTTCTCCCGGCGGCGGGCGACGGCGACGACGTCCCAGCCCGAGGCGCGCAGCGCACGTACCGCCGCTGCCCCGATCCCTGAACTTGCTCCGGTAACAACGGCCCGCTTCGGTGTGATC
This genomic stretch from Arthrobacter sp. zg-Y1110 harbors:
- a CDS encoding SDR family oxidoreductase, translating into MTEITPKRAVVTGASSGIGAAAVRALRASGWDVVAVARRREKLEALAEETGAEAIAADVTDDASVARLAEQVLAGGGVDALINNAGGAFGLDPVASGSISDWQRMYDVNVLGALRTTQAFLPALRANGRGSVLLLTSTAAFTAYEGGAGYSAAKSGEEMLARTLRLEEAEHNVRVIEIAPGMVKTEEFSLNRVGDKEAADKVYAGVEKPLTAEDVAEVIAFALNVPHHVNLDQVVLRPLAQAAQHKVIRTALQAGR